A portion of the Sabethes cyaneus chromosome 3, idSabCyanKW18_F2, whole genome shotgun sequence genome contains these proteins:
- the LOC128740063 gene encoding protein pygopus, which translates to MTHNLGMASYRLPGSGLGCPPDFKSPSESPQLPISAPSQPKKRRKASNANSANSAASQPTPTPSPQDLLPPPPTGYGDTIVASNPFDDTPTHTPSPHLGHMHHGGPGMMGHMGGGAMGHGGPMGMNHMGMHPHHMGGPMGHHGPPHGPPHGGPHGGPMHGMPPHAMGHGPGHGSPHHGMGPHGPMGPGGPQGPPMRGMSMGMGSPMGHPLHMNSAMGQMGGLGPHGPMQRGGMSPMGTMPGAQMGGLSPMGGINQNLSPMGPMGGMSPMSQQQMNNKSVGSPMSGGNIGSPMSSMPGMGSPHSGGQGQMLGSPMNTSGGHMNNGPMGPPMNSPLGNGPPNHVPMGPHSAGHSQPVSSAAQTVGGQTSPNMAGVNSNNRMNLPNGAMTNQQSGNPNQLPHQLGHQQQPNSQQGPGQSQQQQANPQLQMQVSQPNQSPSMAANQQQPPNQSPAAQSQPLPPHPPHPQQQQQSHASPLPHQSPHAHHQQGPGTNSGSVGSGPGSGGSGPGGPVGPQQQQQMNPAGVGPGSNSLGGMNPAGMGPGGMGGMPSNPMGGMNHHPSHHPGNHLGNHPGNHQQNPHMPPSLGGGGGGGSGGPNSMHHHMGMLPHGNMLPGHAGHRPMGPGGPMGPGGPGGMGMGGPPMGGHMGHMGGMGGGMGGSPLQSPHMMGGPGGPGGPMGGPGGPMGGLGPPGNGPPPPNHHHHMGIFGPKPMPVTSGKLYPPDQSKVFNPQNPNAPPIYPCGGCHKEVHDNDQGILCESGCNFWFHRTCSGLTESAFLMIHQEVYAEWCCDKCLSSKNIPLVKFKP; encoded by the exons atgacacacaatttaggaatgGCATCGTATCGATTACCAGGCTCTGGATTGGGATGTCCGCCGGATTTCAAATCACCATCAGAGTCGCCCCAGCTACCGATCTCGGCGCCTAGTCAGCCGAAGAAGCGAAGAAAAGCCTCGAATGCGAATAGTGCGAACTCTGCGGCCTCGCAACCGACGCCGACCCCTTCACCTCAAGATCTACTGCCACCCCCACCGACGGGATACGGTGATACCATTGTGGCATCGAATCCGTTTGATGATACGCCCACGCATACACCATCTCCTCATCTCGGACACATGCATCACGGAGGCCCAGGAATGATGGGCCACATGGGTGGTGGAGCGATGGGGCATGGAGGTCCAATGGGAATGAACCATATGGGTATGCATCCACATCACATGGGCGGACCAATGGGACATCATGGGCCACCACATGGTCCACCCCACGGAGGACCGCATGGAGGACCAATGCACGGAATGCCACCTCATGCAATGGGTCACGGACCCGGTCACGGATCTCCTCATCATGGTATGGGTCCTCACGGTCCAATGGGTCCTGGTGGTCCACAAGGCCCTCCAATGCGAGGAATGAGTATGGGTATGGGCAGTCCTATGGGACATCCCTTGCATATGAACTCTGCAATGGGACAAATGGGCGGTTTGGGTCCTCACGGACCCATGCAACGAGGAGGAATGAGCCCTATGGGTACAATGCCAGGTGCGCAAATGGGAGGTCTTAGTCCGATGGGTGGCATCAATCAGAACCTGTCCCCAATGGGACCAATGGGTGGAATGTCACCAATGAGTCAGCAGCAAATGAATAACAAATCCGTAGGAAGTCCAATGAGCGGCGGAAATATAGGCAGTCCGATGAGCTCTATGCCTGGTATGGGGTCGCCTCATAGTGGAGGACAAGGTCAAATGTTGGGTAGTCCTATGAACACGAGTGGCGGTCACATGAACAATGGTCCTATGGGACCTCCAATGAATAGTCCTCTTGGAAATGGACCTCCAAATCACGTTCCCATGGGTCCGCATTCGGCAGGCCATAGTCAACCGGTGTCATCGGCTGCACAAACCGTCGGAGGGCAGACCTCGCCGAACATGGCAGGCGTCAATAGTAATAATAGAATGAACTTACCCAACGGTGCAATGACAAATCAGCAATCAGGGAACCCCAATCAATTACCTCATCAGCTGGGCCATCAACAGCAACCGAATAGTCAGCAGGGGCCAGGTCAATCCCAACAGCAGCAAGCAAATCCTCAACTACAAATGCAAGTGAGTCAGCCTAACCAGTCGCCTTCGATGGCAGCAAATCAACAGCAGCCTCCGAATCAATCTCCTGCCGCTCAATCACAGCCTCTGCCACCTCATCCGCCTCATcctcaacagcagcaacaatcgCATGCATCACCGTTGCCGCACCAGTCACCTCATGCTCACCACCAGCAAGGTCCCGGTACAAACAGTGGTTCCGTTGGTAGCGGTCCCGGCTCGGGTGGGTCGGGTCCAGGAGGTCCGGTAGGaccacagcagcaacagcagatgAATCCGGCCGGTGTCGGTCCTGGAAGCAACAGTTTAGGTGGCATGAACCCCGCTGGTATGGGCCCTGGTGGAATGGGTGGCATGCCATCGAATCCCATGGGTGGAATGAATCATCATCCTTCGCATCATCCCGGCAATCATCTCGGAAACCACCCTGGAAATCATCAACAAAATCCTCATATGCCACCTTCGCTAGGTGGTGGAGGAGGTGGAGGCAGTGGAGGTCCAAACAGCATGCATCATCACATGGGAATGTTACCACACGGAAATATGCTACCAGGCCATGCAGGGCATAGGCCAATGGGTCCAGGTGGCCCAATGGGCCCCGGCGGTCCCGGTGGCATGGGAATGGGAGGACCCCCAATGGGTGGCCACATGGGTCATATGGGCGGTATGGGTGGTGGCATGGGCGGTAGCCCACTGCAGTCTCCACACATGATGGGAGGACCGGGAGGTCCTGGTGGGCCAATGGGTGGCCCCGGCGGACCAATGGGCGGTCTGGGACCGCCGGGAAATGGACCACCACCGCCGAATCATCACCATCACATGGGTATTTTTGGCCCGAAACCGATGCCAGTGACATCCGGGAAGCTGTACCCGCCGGATCAGTCGAAAGTGTTCAACCCACAGAATCCGAACGCACCTCCCATCTATCCGTGCGGGGGCTGCCACAAAGAGGTGCATGACAACGATCAAGGAATCTTGTGCGAATCTGGGTGCAACTTTTGGTTTCATag AACGTGCAGCGGTCTAACAGAATCGGCCTTTCTCATGATTCACCAAGAGGTGTACGCCGAATGGTGCTGTGACAAGTGTCTGTCTTCCAAGAACATACCGCTGGTGAAGTTCAAACCGTAG